From the Paenibacillus sp. MMS20-IR301 genome, the window CGGATGGAATACCCAGCTCCATCTTGGTTACCGGAATAGCCGCTGTTCCCAGAACCAGAACGACCAGAATAATGATGGCCCAGCGGTATTTCACTGTGGCATTGGCCCAGCGGTGCGAGAAGCCCTGGTGCTCTTTCTTGCCGGCCGCAGGTTTTTTGGCGCGGGCTTTGGCGGTCACGATCTTCTCGCCGACCAGTCCCAGCAGGGCAGGCAGCAGGGTCAGGGCCAGCAGAACATTGACCAGCACGCTTGCAGCAGCGACAAGTGCCATAGTCGACAAGAAGCCGATGCCGATGACGAGCATGCCGCAAAGGGCGATGATAACGGTCAGGCCGGCGAAGAATACGGCGCTGCCGGCGGTGCCCAGTGCCCGTCCGGCAGATTCCCCGGCGCTCAGCTTCTCATCGAGGATGAGCCGGCGCTGCCGGTTAACAATGAACAAGGAGTAGTCGATACCGACAGCCAGACCGATCATAACGGCCAGAACCGGCGTGATATCATTCATCTGGATAAGGCTGCCAAGGGCGAATGCGCCTCCGACACTGATGCCGACACCGAGCAGTGCGGTAATCAGCGGCAGACCGGCGGCTACGACTGAGCCTAGTGTCATGAACAGCACAACCGCGGCCACGACAACACCAATCGCCTCGGTTGAGCCGATGGCCGGGATGCTCTTCAGGGAATCACTTGGAATTGCGGTGATCCCGGAGCCGGCCTGCTCGACTTCGGTTACCGTGTCGATAATGTTATCCGGTACTTCCGAAGGCAGGGAGGTCTGCTGTTCCGTGAATTGGAACTGGAACAGGGCGATGTTCCCGTCAGCGGAGAGCATGACGCCGGGAACCGGAGCGCCGTCCACGATCAGCGCACCTTGCGCTGCAGCCTGTGCAGCAGCAGCGGCCTGTGCAGCAGCGGCGGCAGCCGGGTCAGCAGCGGCGCCAGCCTGGCCGGCGGCAGCAGAAGGATCGGCAGCAGCAGCCTGACCGGCGGCAGCAGCCGGATCAGCACCGGCAGCCTGTGCCGCAGCAGCAGCGGCCTGGGCAGCCAGCTCAACAGGGTTAATGACGTAGTCCATATTGTATACATCATTAACAGCCTTCAGCAGCAGCGCGGCACGCTCCGGCGTATCGAGACGTTCGCCTGCGGGTGCGGTGAAGGCGACACTCGCCTGGCCGCCGGCAGCAGCAGGAAGCTCCTGCGCCAGCTTATCCAGCACTTTCTGGGATTCGGTGCCTTCGATCTTCATTTCGGAGCTGGACTGGATGCCGTTGACACCAAGCAGGGCACCAATAACACCGAGTACGACGATCCAGGCCGCGATGAAATACCACGGCTTGGCATAAGCCGATTTGCCTAAGCGGTACAGAAATGTTGACATGTAGTGGTTTCTCCTCTTTATCTCTGATTTAGAAGCCGTTGCGTAAGTAAGCAAACATGGAATTCAAATACTGATCGAATGGAATGGCAGCGGAGCCTTCGGCCGGAATTTCACCGGGCAGCAGGACGTTAAGCCGTCCATCCATAATCGGCACGAATGCGCCATAGACAGCGCCGGCCAGCAGATGGGTATAACCGTCATCGTAACGACCGCGTGAGTACAGCTCAAGCACTTCCTGGGCAGCGATCTGCAGGCGGTGAAATACGCTGAGGATATAAGGCTCAAGCGACGGATACTGGTTCGAGAGCGAGACGAACTGCCGCAGTTTATGCAGGAACTCTGAAGTGAACTGCAGCTTGAGCAGGCTGTACAAGATGTCCAGCGGAGCGGCATCTGTGGGCAGGCCGTCGAGCACATCCTCATCCGCATGCGCAGCTCTGCCGATGATGTACGCGGCTACCGCCTCCTCCTTGCAGGAGAAGTAATTGGCGAAGGTGCGCCGGGAGTATCCGGCCTTCTGGACAATATCATCCACAATGAAGCCGTCCATGCCTTGCGCAAGGGCAAGCTCAAAAGCGGCTACGGCCAGTGCATAGGCTGTAGCTTCCTTTTTTTTGTCCCGCAAAGTCAGTTTGGGATTCAAATTTCATGCTTCCTCCTCTCTTATGTATGGATTGAACTGCTGATTTAAGATCTACAGTCTATATTATTGCTCAAAGAGCAAGATTGCACAATGAGCAATTAGTGTCGAGAGTGTGAATATTTAAAATTTTATTGATTGGGCGGAGATTCAGCAGCCGGATGGCGGGGGAGACGCAGCCTCCAGCTCCCGTGAACTGCACTGGCGGCGGTATTCGAGCGGGGTTTTGGAGGTCAGGCGCTTGAATATTTTGGAGAAATAAGCCAGATTCGTGTAGCCAGCCTGCAGAGAGACTTCACGGACGGGAAGATCGGTAGTCATTAGAAGCCGCTTGGCCTCGCGGATGCGTACATCCGTAATATAGTCGGAGAGCGAGCTCCCGGTCTTTTTCTTGAATATATGCGATAAATATTCCGGATTGAGATAGACATGCTCGGCCAGCGTGCTGCGGCTGATCTCCTGTTCCAGGTTCCGGTCAATGTATTGCTTGACCCGCTCGATGACCGAAGAGGTCTTCTCTACCAGGTAAGAGACATCAATGGACTTGATAATGATATGGGCAATCCACTGCTTCATGGCGCTGACCGATTGAAGTGACTGTGCCAGAAGCGCCCGCGATTCCGGGTCCGAGAATACGGAATGGGCCAGAATCCCTTTTCGTTTCAGAATAATGTACACGCCCTGCATAAAGTCATGATGGAATTGCAGCAGTACATTTGCATTCACTTTATTGGTGCGGACCAGCTCGTCCAGATAGCTGCCTACAGCCGAAATCGCCGGCTCCCGCTGATTCTCGAAAATCCAGTTGAACCAGGCGTCCATCTCAGGCGGGGAATAGGCAGGTGAACCAGCGGTTGTCTCCTGCAGCCGGAACACGCCGCCCTCCTGCAGGACATTGTTATTCTTCATTTCGATCAGCTGCCCGCAGAGGGAGTGCAGGTCGGCAGCCTCACAATCAATATCGCGAATATAGCAGGATAAGCGGCAAGGCAGATATTTGCTGCCGTAGCTGACAAAACGCTGGCAGCGTTCATACAGCTCGGCTGAGGCTCCCGGATTGTCTAAACTGCGGATATCCAGGGCGATGAATGTGTTTTTGTCGAGCATAACTATGACGGGCGAATCCTGCCCGGGGAGCAGAATTTCACTGGCAATGTTCTTGAAGGCATATTCGAACAAGCCGCGCCCCCATTCGTCGGCCCGTTCATTCATGAACGGGATATGGATGAGTACCGGGCGATAGCGGCTCGCTCCGGTATAGGGCACATGCCGTTTTGCGGCTTCCTGCCTAATGAGACTGCCCTCCGGAGGGACTTCACCGTGCACGACGGCCGACCAGAACTGTCCGGCAATCTGTGTCCTGTTCTCGCTCCAGTACCGGGCCTGCCGGGCATGCTCGGAGTAGACGAGCTGGGTGTTGACCTGATCAACGGCTTTAGCCAGCGCCTGCTCCAGCTCTTCGTATGGGGCGGGCTTCAGCAGATAGTCAAACCCGCCCAGCTTGATGGCCTGATTGGCATACACGAAGCTCGCATGGCTGGTCAGCAGGATATTGACGGTCTGCAGATTCTGCGCGTTCACCCAGGCCAGCAGCTCGAGCCCGCTCCCCTTGGGCATCTCAATATCACTGAGCAGAATTTGTATACTATTGGTGCTGAGCACCTGAATTGCCTCCTGCATACTGTGTGCAGTGAATACCTCAGTAATGCCTAATCTGGACCACTGGAGCGAATGCTTAATGTCCTGGACGATATAATACTCGTCATCAACAATTAACACATTAGTCATAAAGCCACCTCTTCTCTTTCCTGTGTGTATACCGGAAGCTCAATATCAATACGTGCGCCAGCCCCCGGCTCGTTGGTGAAAGCGAGTGCTGCCCGGGGGCCGTAGATCAGCGCCAGGCGCTGCCGGATGTTGTGGATGCCGATATGCCGCTCGTCAGCTCCGCCTATCCGGCTTCCCTTGCGCAGGGCCTCCAGCACATCTGTGCCGAAACCGTCCCCCGAATCTGTAATGGAAATCTGCATTACCTCAGAGAACGGCGCCACTGTGACATCAAGCGAGATGATCAGAAGCTTTCCGGGCACGGCCTCATGTTTGATGGCATTCTCTATGAAGGTCTGAATGATTAAAGGCGGAACGGGAATCTGCAGCACCGCATCGTCCACATGCAGCCGGAAGCTCAGATGATCCTGGAAACGCAGCCGCTGAATATCGAGATAATTGTTCACATGGGCAATCTCCTGCTCCAGCGGGACGAGGTGGTTACCGGCCAGGGCATACCGCCAATAGTTTCTGAGACGGACGGACATTTCCTGAATCAGCAGCGGTTTGTTTAGTCCGGCCAGACTGTGGATGGTACCCAGGCAGTTCATGAAGAAATGCGGGTTGAGCTGCAATTGTAAATATTGCAGCTCGGCCTTTTGCTTCTGCAGCTTTTCTTCATAGATGTTAATCTTCAGCCGCTGGATTTGTCCGGTCATATCATCAAAGGTATGGTTGACCAGATTAAATTCATCGCACAGCTTCTCGTTATGCAGCCTGACATTGAAATTGCCGGAGCGGAGCAGCTTCATTCCCTGCCGCAGCTTGTTGAGCGGAGAAATGACCAGCTTGCTTAAGGTCCAGGTCAGCAGGAGCAATATGACCAGCACGCACAGGGAAATTGTAATAATCAGGGACTGCAGGGAATCCAGGCCGTCCAGGATGCTGTTGTCCCGGATCATAGCGACCAGGCTGAAGCTGCCGCGTGCCGAGCTTTGCACAATAAGCATATATTTGTTGTTCCCGACATCCGTGAAATGATAGTTATTGAAATTAATGCCCAGATCCATCGGCAGTTTGCGGAAGTCGGGCTGCGGAATCAGCGGAGTGCCGTCATTCAGGCTCAGGAACAGCCGGTTCATGCCGCTGAAGCTTTTACCCTGCAGGGGTTCGACAAGATTCTTGACCTTGAGCCAGGCCCCGACATCGGTGCCCCAGACCTTTATCGTACGCAGGAGGTAGAACTCATGGTCGATCTCAGCGGTATACCAGCTGGAACGGCTCTCGAACAGGCCGGATTCCCTGACATAGTTTTTGAGCTTTTGCTGCTCCAGGAACGGCACGCCTTGCTGCGCAGAATCAAGATAGACATCGGCTTCCTTGGAGTAGATGAAGAAACCGTCGACCGACCGGTAGCCCCAGATTGATTTGTTTAACGACTGCTCGGCCCGGTACTGGGCCAAATAGCGGTCGATGTCCCGCGGCGGTTTCTCAATCGTGCGGATATCCACCTCAAGGGTGCTCATGCCTGCCAGGAAATTCTCAACATCCGCCAAGGCGTCGTCAATCTGCTCCATATAGATATCCAGTGTGTTTTTATGTGACTCGAAGACCTGGCCCCGCACGACCTGAATCGCATAGACATTGTTGAAGATCATTAACAGAAGCAGAATCAGCATGACTATGGAGATGCTTCCTATAATCCGGAACTTCAGCGAATTGGGTGAGATCATTTGCTTAAGTCTTCTGAGCATTGTTTTCACCATCCAGCGTATAGTTATTTCTGTTATAATAGCGCTTACATCTTAGGGTATCTTCAAAAATACTTAAGAATACTGCGGTTGTCAAGAAATGTTTGGCCATGCAAATACGTCCGGTGAAAAGCTCACATTAGTGATAATTCTGCAAATGATAATGATTTTTTTATCCTGAAGCACACCTTATACTCAAATCATCCAATTGAAAAAGGGGGATTCAAATGAGCAGAACCAAATTACCGCTGATTGCGGTGTTATGCCTGGTCATCATCATGGCAGGAGTTCTGAGTGCCTGCCAGCAGAAAGAGAACGGCGGGAATGCTGCCGAAGGGGCGGGGCAGGAGACGGTATCGCTGGTAATGACCATGCCGACCTTCAGCACGATACCTAAGGAAATAACGAAGGTGCAGGAGGCGATGAACGAAATTTCGCGTAAGGAGATTGGCGTAGAGGTGGAGCTCCAGATTATTGATTCCGCCGCCTATAACCAGCAGATGATTCTGATGCTGGCCAGCGGCGAGAAGCTGGACATTATGTCGGGCCTGTTCACGTACAGCTCGGCATATCAGAAGGGACAGCTGACCGAGCTGGACGGGCTGCTTGAAGAGCACGGGCAGGGCATTATCAAAGCGCTCGGTGAGGAATATATCAATGCCACCCGCATCAACGGCGTGCTGTACGGACTGCCGAACCTGCGTGATTTTGCAAGCGGATACGGGGCATTCTCGATGCGCAAGGATATTTTGGACAAATACAAGATTGATATCGCCACTATTAAGACCATAGAGGATGTAGGGAATGTATTCAAAATTGTCCATGAAAACGAACCGAATCTGACTACAGTAGCACCATCCGCCGAGTCTTTCCTGAATCAATACCGGAACTTCGACGGACTCGGCAACGACTTTGGCGTACTGCTTAATTACGGGGAAAAGCTGGAAGTCGTCAATTTGTTCAAATCAGAGGATTATAAAAATTATTTGAAGCTGGTCAGAGGCTGGTATCAGAACGGGTACATCAGCAAGGATGTGACTACGACTACGGAGGCAGTTACGCCGCGGGTGAAGGCCGGCTCGTTATTCGCCTATAACACCACCTGGAAGCCCGGCATTGAGCAGCAGGAATCCAATATGGCAGGTACCCCGATGTTTATTGTCCAGACGCTGGATTCATTCATGCCGGGCTCGAGCGTGTCGTCCATGCCGTGGACTATTCCGATTAACTCGGAGCATCCGGATAAGGCGATGGAATACCTGAACCTGCTTTATACCAACGAGGATATGATGAATCTGCTGGCTTACGGCATTGAAGGGGATCACTATGTGGACAAGACCGGTGGAACCATCGGGTTTCCGGACGGTATTGATTCCAAGAACTCCGGGTACAACCTGAACATGACCTGGCTGCTGCCCAAT encodes:
- a CDS encoding MMPL family transporter translates to MSTFLYRLGKSAYAKPWYFIAAWIVVLGVIGALLGVNGIQSSSEMKIEGTESQKVLDKLAQELPAAAGGQASVAFTAPAGERLDTPERAALLLKAVNDVYNMDYVINPVELAAQAAAAAAQAAGADPAAAAGQAAAADPSAAAGQAGAAADPAAAAAAQAAAAAQAAAQGALIVDGAPVPGVMLSADGNIALFQFQFTEQQTSLPSEVPDNIIDTVTEVEQAGSGITAIPSDSLKSIPAIGSTEAIGVVVAAVVLFMTLGSVVAAGLPLITALLGVGISVGGAFALGSLIQMNDITPVLAVMIGLAVGIDYSLFIVNRQRRLILDEKLSAGESAGRALGTAGSAVFFAGLTVIIALCGMLVIGIGFLSTMALVAAASVLVNVLLALTLLPALLGLVGEKIVTAKARAKKPAAGKKEHQGFSHRWANATVKYRWAIIILVVLVLGTAAIPVTKMELGIPSGASANLDTPARQSYDIISKGFGEGFNGPLLLVAEPKNPSDKISMETLGKLVQELMMHDNVTQVSPMGVNATGDIAIISLIPKTGPTDTATRDLVQDLRDPASSLASGNNIYLGVTGFTAINIDMSSKLSDAFPVYIGIIVILSLIILLLVFRSIIVPIKATVGFVLSILATFGVTTAVYQWGWLHSLFGFDTGGPLLSFMPILVTGILYGLAMDYQVFLVSSMREAYVHGRHGNDSVVHGYDLASRVVLAAGVIMVSVFAGFIFAPDAMIKQIGFALAFGILIDAFIIRMTLVPAVMAVFGDKAWWLPKGLDRLLPNLDVEGDKLIAKLNAEGGQKH
- a CDS encoding TetR/AcrR family transcriptional regulator, which codes for MNPKLTLRDKKKEATAYALAVAAFELALAQGMDGFIVDDIVQKAGYSRRTFANYFSCKEEAVAAYIIGRAAHADEDVLDGLPTDAAPLDILYSLLKLQFTSEFLHKLRQFVSLSNQYPSLEPYILSVFHRLQIAAQEVLELYSRGRYDDGYTHLLAGAVYGAFVPIMDGRLNVLLPGEIPAEGSAAIPFDQYLNSMFAYLRNGF
- a CDS encoding helix-turn-helix domain-containing protein → MTNVLIVDDEYYIVQDIKHSLQWSRLGITEVFTAHSMQEAIQVLSTNSIQILLSDIEMPKGSGLELLAWVNAQNLQTVNILLTSHASFVYANQAIKLGGFDYLLKPAPYEELEQALAKAVDQVNTQLVYSEHARQARYWSENRTQIAGQFWSAVVHGEVPPEGSLIRQEAAKRHVPYTGASRYRPVLIHIPFMNERADEWGRGLFEYAFKNIASEILLPGQDSPVIVMLDKNTFIALDIRSLDNPGASAELYERCQRFVSYGSKYLPCRLSCYIRDIDCEAADLHSLCGQLIEMKNNNVLQEGGVFRLQETTAGSPAYSPPEMDAWFNWIFENQREPAISAVGSYLDELVRTNKVNANVLLQFHHDFMQGVYIILKRKGILAHSVFSDPESRALLAQSLQSVSAMKQWIAHIIIKSIDVSYLVEKTSSVIERVKQYIDRNLEQEISRSTLAEHVYLNPEYLSHIFKKKTGSSLSDYITDVRIREAKRLLMTTDLPVREVSLQAGYTNLAYFSKIFKRLTSKTPLEYRRQCSSRELEAASPPPSGC
- a CDS encoding histidine kinase; amino-acid sequence: MISPNSLKFRIIGSISIVMLILLLLMIFNNVYAIQVVRGQVFESHKNTLDIYMEQIDDALADVENFLAGMSTLEVDIRTIEKPPRDIDRYLAQYRAEQSLNKSIWGYRSVDGFFIYSKEADVYLDSAQQGVPFLEQQKLKNYVRESGLFESRSSWYTAEIDHEFYLLRTIKVWGTDVGAWLKVKNLVEPLQGKSFSGMNRLFLSLNDGTPLIPQPDFRKLPMDLGINFNNYHFTDVGNNKYMLIVQSSARGSFSLVAMIRDNSILDGLDSLQSLIITISLCVLVILLLLTWTLSKLVISPLNKLRQGMKLLRSGNFNVRLHNEKLCDEFNLVNHTFDDMTGQIQRLKINIYEEKLQKQKAELQYLQLQLNPHFFMNCLGTIHSLAGLNKPLLIQEMSVRLRNYWRYALAGNHLVPLEQEIAHVNNYLDIQRLRFQDHLSFRLHVDDAVLQIPVPPLIIQTFIENAIKHEAVPGKLLIISLDVTVAPFSEVMQISITDSGDGFGTDVLEALRKGSRIGGADERHIGIHNIRQRLALIYGPRAALAFTNEPGAGARIDIELPVYTQEREEVAL
- a CDS encoding ABC transporter substrate-binding protein, whose product is MSRTKLPLIAVLCLVIIMAGVLSACQQKENGGNAAEGAGQETVSLVMTMPTFSTIPKEITKVQEAMNEISRKEIGVEVELQIIDSAAYNQQMILMLASGEKLDIMSGLFTYSSAYQKGQLTELDGLLEEHGQGIIKALGEEYINATRINGVLYGLPNLRDFASGYGAFSMRKDILDKYKIDIATIKTIEDVGNVFKIVHENEPNLTTVAPSAESFLNQYRNFDGLGNDFGVLLNYGEKLEVVNLFKSEDYKNYLKLVRGWYQNGYISKDVTTTTEAVTPRVKAGSLFAYNTTWKPGIEQQESNMAGTPMFIVQTLDSFMPGSSVSSMPWTIPINSEHPDKAMEYLNLLYTNEDMMNLLAYGIEGDHYVDKTGGTIGFPDGIDSKNSGYNLNMTWLLPNEFITKVWEGNQPSIWEDTRKFNETAKKSAALGFTFDNAKVATEITSVQNVYDEYRKVLENGVVDPDEYLPEMNAKLDAAGIDVIIEEKQRQLDEWASKK